A single region of the Thermodesulfatator indicus DSM 15286 genome encodes:
- the fabG gene encoding 3-oxoacyl-[acyl-carrier-protein] reductase, with product MKIENRIALVTGASRGIGRAIALALAQAGADVIVNYSSSEEAAKEVVEEIKKLGRRAMSSKFDVARAEEVLKAVKEAEETLGPIDILVNNAGITRDTLFLRMKEEDFDRVLEVNLKGAFNCSKAVIQGMLKRRFGRIINISSVIAMSGNAGQTNYAAAKAGLIGFTKSLAREVATRGVTVNAVAPGYIETDMTAKIPDKIKEAIISQIPMGRVGKAEEVAPAVVFLASPEASYITGTVIHVNGGLYM from the coding sequence ATGAAGATTGAAAACCGCATCGCTCTGGTAACCGGAGCTTCTAGAGGTATTGGCAGGGCCATTGCTTTGGCTTTGGCTCAAGCCGGAGCGGATGTCATCGTAAATTACAGTTCCTCTGAAGAAGCCGCCAAAGAAGTAGTAGAGGAAATTAAAAAGCTTGGGCGCCGGGCTATGTCTTCTAAGTTTGATGTGGCCAGGGCTGAAGAAGTCTTAAAAGCTGTAAAAGAAGCCGAAGAGACCTTGGGCCCAATTGACATCCTGGTAAATAACGCCGGTATCACCAGAGACACTTTGTTTTTACGCATGAAAGAAGAAGACTTTGATCGCGTGCTTGAAGTTAATCTCAAAGGGGCCTTCAACTGTAGCAAAGCTGTTATTCAGGGAATGCTAAAAAGACGTTTTGGCCGAATTATCAATATTTCTTCAGTCATCGCCATGAGTGGAAATGCCGGCCAAACAAATTACGCCGCAGCCAAGGCCGGGCTTATAGGGTTTACCAAATCTCTGGCCAGAGAAGTGGCCACTCGTGGCGTTACGGTGAACGCCGTAGCCCCGGGCTACATTGAAACCGACATGACGGCCAAAATTCCCGATAAGATAAAAGAAGCTATCATTTCTCAGATACCCATGGGAAGGGTAGGAAAGGCTGAAGAAGTAGCCCCAGCGGTGGTTTTTCTGGCTTCTCCTGAGGCTTCTTATATTACGGGCACAGTGATACATGTAAACGGCGGGCTTTACATGTAA
- a CDS encoding type II toxin-antitoxin system HicB family antitoxin → MKIKVIIEKHSDGYIAYPLGLKGIVVGEGDSYEEALADVKSAIKFHIETFGKEVLENYVDVEEAFIAETQIAA, encoded by the coding sequence ATGAAAATTAAAGTAATAATTGAAAAACATTCAGATGGATATATTGCCTATCCACTAGGCCTTAAAGGTATAGTAGTAGGCGAAGGAGATTCATATGAAGAGGCCTTAGCTGATGTAAAGTCAGCGATTAAATTTCATATAGAAACTTTTGGAAAAGAAGTATTAGAAAATTATGTTGACGTAGAAGAAGCTTTTATTGCTGAAACACAAATTGCAGCTTAA
- a CDS encoding type II toxin-antitoxin system HicA family toxin, whose protein sequence is MKFPKDVPKNKVIKIFEVLGFKVVREGNHIAMIKENPDGSKIPLTLPNHKKIKGSTLRHICTQAKIDRQKFLEIYQKI, encoded by the coding sequence ATGAAATTTCCCAAAGATGTTCCGAAAAATAAGGTCATTAAAATTTTTGAAGTTTTAGGTTTTAAAGTTGTAAGAGAAGGTAATCATATAGCTATGATAAAAGAAAATCCCGATGGAAGTAAAATTCCTTTAACTTTACCTAACCACAAAAAAATTAAAGGTTCAACGTTAAGACATATTTGTACGCAAGCTAAAATTGATAGGCAAAAATTTTTAGAAATTTATCAAAAAATCTAA
- the acpP gene encoding acyl carrier protein, whose translation MSVEEKIIDIIVEKLGVSRDAVKPEASFIDDLGADSLDLVELVMAMEEAFDIEISDEEAEKLRTVKDVIDYAKSKIGEA comes from the coding sequence ATGTCAGTAGAAGAAAAGATTATAGACATTATCGTTGAAAAACTTGGAGTTTCTCGTGATGCGGTAAAACCTGAGGCTTCTTTTATTGATGACCTTGGCGCTGATTCACTTGACCTGGTAGAATTGGTAATGGCCATGGAAGAGGCTTTTGACATAGAAATTTCTGACGAAGAGGCAGAAAAACTTCGCACCGTAAAAGACGTCATTGATTACGCAAAATCAAAGATA